The Trichocoleus desertorum ATA4-8-CV12 nucleotide sequence CACCCGCATTGGCAATGATTGTGTGATTCACTCTGGAGCGGCGATCGGTTCTGAAGGTTTTGGCTTTGTCCCGACCCAAGCAGGTTGGTACAAGATGGAGCAGTCGGGTTATACGGTGCTGGAGGATGGGGTGGAAATTGGCTGCAACTCTACCGTCGATCGCCCTGCGGTGGGGGAAACTCGGATTGGCCGCAACACCAAACTCGACAATATGGTGCATATCGCTCATGGTTGCCAGATCGGGGAAGCTTGTGCAATGGCGGCTCAGGTGGGGATGGCAGGCGGAGTCAAAATTGGCAATCGGGTGATTTTGGCGGGACAAGTAGGGGTCGCTAACCAAGCAATAGTTGGAGATGGGGCGATCGCGACGGCACAAACAGGAATTCACGGCGATGTGGCACCAGGGGCGATCGTGTCGGGTAGCCCAGCCGTAGATAACAAAATCTATTTGAAAGCTTCAGCCATTTACAAACGGTTACCAGAAATGTATCAAGCTTTCAGGCAACTGCAACGGCGTTTGGGCAAGACAGAGTAATCGCTCGGCACTCAAGTTAAAGCGGGAGGTGCGATCGGGATCTGCACAGTAAAGCTGACCTGGTTCGCCTCACTCGTTGCTTGGATAGTGCCGCTTAAGTGTTCTACCAATTTTCTCACTAGGGCGAGCCCCAAGCCTGTGCCGCCATGCTTCCAGGGGTCATGGTTGGGGATGCGGTAAAACTTATCAAAGACATGCTCTAGTTCTACGGCTGCAATCTCCACGCCGGAGTTATGCACTGTGAGCCGGAAAAATTCTGAGTTGGCCTGAGCTGTCACCGCGATCGCGGCTTGGGTCGGTGTGTACTTACAGGCATTGCGGAGCAATTCGGTTAAGATGCGCTCTAAAATGCTCAAATCGGTGTGCAGCGTGGGTAAGCCAGGGGGCAAATGCACTTGCAACTCTTGCTCTTGCATTCGCGCCTGTTCTAAAAACGGTTCAACTACGCTCGGAATCCAACAATAGGGGTTGATGGCAGTGAAGAGGAGTGGCTCTGTTTCTGCGTCTAGGCGAGTTAAGTCGAGCAGATCGTTAATCAGTTTAATCTCGCGATCGCATTCGTCATGTAAGACTTGGAAGTACTGCGAAGCGCGATCAGAGGAGCTAGGAGCGAGTTTCTCTTCCTGCATCAGAGTCATTTCTAGCATTTGAGCTGCCATTTTGATACTCGCCATCGGCGTACGCAGCTCATGAGAAATGGTGCTAAGAAAATCATCTTTGAGCCGATTCAACTTTTCGAGTTCGGCGACTTGGGCTTGCGCCGCTTGATACAGACGAGCTTGCCGAATCGCGATCGCACACTGATTAGCAACTTGCTGCACTAGACGAATTTCTAGCTCATTAAAGATTGAGTGATCGGGACGAAAGAGCGAGAGATCTCCTAGCACTCCTTGGTCATCCAGAATTGGGCAAGCCAACATGGTGGATGACCCTTGGGCAGAACGGATGGTTAAACTATCACTAATACAAAATTGTAAGTACTGGCCTTGTAAAAGCTGCTGGTAGATCTCTGGTCTATCGGCCATTGCGATAGTTCGACCAATAGCTGACAAGCTATCACTATATTCATGAGTAATCGTAGAAGTCGTGTGCGCAGCATTGTAGATTCCAGTATCACAACACCGCACCTCCAAACCCAAAGCCAATTCCTGTACTGCTGTAGTGAGGATGTGATCTTCATCTAGGCTGTCGCGCACTTTGTCGGTAATTCGCTTCAACCGCGCCTCAAAGTCCAGAGCTTGCGCCAGTTGAGCGGTGCGTTCTTGGACTTGATCTTCCAAAACGGTATTTAACTGTTGCACCTGCCGAAACAGTTCTGATTGTTGAATGGCGATCGCGACTTGGGCGGCTAATTGCTGGAGCAGATCTATTTCGTAAACTTGCCAGTCACGGGAGGTAGAGCACTGGTGAACCATCAACAGTCCCCATAGCTTTTGTCCCTGTAGAATAGGCACTGCTAAACCCGCTTGCACTTGGTAGCGCTGCAAAAACCGCTCCATTCCTGGCGAGAATGCCTGTTGCACATCCACGAAGACGGAAACCAAGCCTTGATGATAGTGGTCTAGATAGTGTTTCAACCACGATTGGCGCATGGTAGTGCGTAGCAATGAAGGCCACTCCGGTGCTACAGACTCAGCAATAAATCGTCCCCGACTGTTGCCATCTAGACGGTAGAGCGTGACGCGATCGCTCTCTAAACATTGACGAATATTTTTGACTGTGGTGCTGAGAATGGTATCGAGATGCAGAGACTGACGAATCTGCTGAACAACATCTGCAATCAAGCGATCGCGTTGGCTTTGCTGGCGCAGCAACTCTTCTGCCTGTTGCCCCTCAATGATGTCCAGTTTGAGCTGAGCTTCGCTGTCTCTGAGTACAGCTTCTACTCTTTGGCGTTCTGTGATATCCCGCAGTACCACTTGAATTGCAGGTTCTCCTTGGTAGGTTAGGGGAATAGCCGTCACCTCTGCATCGACCATCGTGCCATCTAAGCGGCAAAGTTTTTGCTCCATCAGAGGCGCAGGAGTCTTACTTTGCTGGAGCTGCTGCATACGAGCTTGAACTAACGCTTGGTAGTCCGGATGAACCCGCTCTAAAACAGAGGTGCCGATCAAATCTTCGGTGCAGGTGCCGCCATACAACTCGACAGCTGCTGGATTGAGAAACACAAACTTGCCGTCACGCTGAATAAAAATAGCGTCCGGACAAAGCTCTACCAGTTGGCGATACCGTTCCTCACTTTCTCGTAAGGCTGTTTCTGTATGAATGCGACTGCTGATATCCCGCGCGATGCCAATAATGCCAATAATTTCATCGTTTGCATTCCGCCAAGGCAGTTTGGTAGTGAGCCTCGTTGTTAATAGACCCGTGGGAGAGCTGAACAATTCTTCAAAGGTTTCAGATACTCCTGTGCTGATAACGTGTAGATCTTTGGCGCGAAATCGCGTGGCAACTTCAGCAGCAAAAATTTCATCGCTCTGCTTGCCTAGGAGCGCCTCCGGTGGTTGAGCTAAGGAGTTGGCAAGTGTGGCATTGACCAAAACAAAGCGGCCTGCCACATCTTTGGCAAACACATGATCGGGAATGTGATCAATCACATTTCTCAGAAGTGAATGGCTTTCCTGTAACGCTGTGACAGTCGTTTGATGTTGTAAGATTTCCTGCTGTAATTGCTGGTTCATGCGAGTCAGCTCAGCCGTGCGCTCGGCCACTTTGGCTTCTAGCTCCCGCTGATCCTGCGGTGACTGTTGTTGAGCTTGTTTTGTACCAGCGATCGCTTGCGGGTCCCCTTGGCCCCTGGAATCGCTTCTACAGCAATGGGTGGAGCAACAGCAACTCTGATCTAGCGGCTGATTGGGGCCTTGCATACAAATTCTGCTGGGTCCGAATGGCTATCTATTAGCATGCCCCAGCCAAACCAGGATTACTGAGTATATTAAAATAGATTTAGTAAAATTTTTGACTCAGTATAGTTGCGCAAAAAGCTACGCGATCGCTAAGGAATTGGGACTGGAGCTGCTTCTGCTGCCAACTTGGCGATCAGCTTGAGGTTAAATTCCGTCTCGAAGGCACCCTTCTTGTAATCCACACTCCACAACTCTAAAGCACAATCATCCTTGGGCTGCGTCGGTTGGAGCCAGAGATACAATTCCCTCGTCTCAGCTCGATACTCACAGCGAACCTGCTGTACCGCTCCAATCTGACGGCGATCGAGGGCGACCGCTAAGCGCAACAAAGCACTCAACTGTTCGACCACACGTCGATGCTTTTTGCTGGTGAGATTGCGGTAGGTTTCGTGTTTCTTTTTGGGACTGCTTTTGCGGTGGTAGCGAGCTAAGTTTGCAATAGTTTCAATTTCAATTTCGGTATAGCCGAGTAAATCACCGTTGCGGATTAAGTAATAAGAGTGCTTATGGTGGGAGGCATGGTTCACATGGTGCCCGCAGTTATGAAGCATGCCAGCAGCCCACAGCAGTTCTTTTTCTTCCTCACCCCAGAAGTGTAACCAACCCTGAGTTTGGTCAAATAAGCTGGTGGCAAATTCTGCTACCCGTTGGCTATATTCCAGATTCACCTGATACTTGCGAACCACCCGCTTCACACTCCGCTGCCGCACAGAACTTTGGTAGCGCAACTTATCTTCGATCAGTCCGTGGGTCAGCATCCAATCCACCACCACGCCTTCGCGCAAAGCCCGCTCGCAGATGGTGAAGGCATCAATTTCCAAGAAAGCCATTGTCTCTTGCAGAATCAAGGCTCCTGCCAGAATGATTTCGGCACGACGCTCTGATATTCCCGGTAGAGCCAGCCGCTCAGCAAAGCTGAGTTTTCGCAGACGTGCCACAATTTCTCTGAGGTCTGCCAGCGACACCCGATACCCGTTCAAGGGGTCCGGAATGATGCCTAGCATTTCACGGGCATGAAGCATGGCAACCGTTTCGGCAGTGCCAGAGGTTCCGACTAAACGCGGCACTTCTCCGGGTTTGAGATGAGCCCGTAACTCCTCGACTGGACGCTCGACCATGCCTCGGATATAAGCTTGCAGATATTGAAATTCCGCGTTGCTAATCGGGTCTGTGCTGACATATTCAGCAGTGAGGCGAACCGCTCCAACCTTGGTGCTGCTGAGCGTACGCGGTTCATGCCCATCGCCTAGAATCAGCTCGGTAGAACCACCACCAATGTCGATGATCACGTGGGGTTGGTTATCGAACTCCATCCCAGAAAGTACGCCTAAGTAGATGCGGCGGGCTTCTTCTTGCCCAGAGATTAAGTTGACGATGATGCCAACTTCCGCTTCCACTTGTTTGACAAAGTCTTTGCCGTTGGGCGCTTCCCGTACTGCACTGGTAGCCACTGCAATAATTTGCTCGGCATTGAGCGTGGCCGCAATATCTTTACAGCGCTTCAACGCCGCGATCGCCCGTTTCATTGCCGCAGGGGTGAGATCTCCGGTTTCGGGGTCGCGATCGCCCAGCCGAGCGGTATCTTTCTCGCGGGCCATGATGCTAAAGGCGGGCAAGGTGGGCTGAACCCGTACCACGACCATGTGAATGGAATTAGTGCCAATGTCAATGGCGGCAAGAATGCGATCTTGCTCAGCCGAGATGGGAACGCTCACCGGACTGCCTCTGCCTTTTGCGCTGAATCTGCGATCGCCCTGATCTTATCGCGGCGTGTCGTCCTCTGATGCTTTTCCTTGGTTGAAGAGCTGGAACAGGCGATCGCGTCAGTTTTTCGCTAACAAAAGCGAATTTCTGCACCGAGAACAGCGATATTCTAAAAGATTAGGAATTGTAACAGTTTTCTCCCGCCTAACCCATGCTGACCCAGCCTGAGCAACAACCTGAACCCACTTGGCTAACCGTGATTCGGCTTCTGAGGTGGGACAAACCAGAAGGACGCTTGATCTTAATGTTGCCAGCGCTCTGGGCGGT carries:
- the lpxD gene encoding UDP-3-O-(3-hydroxymyristoyl)glucosamine N-acyltransferase gives rise to the protein MKFSQIIQPLSTVATGSSLTSHPSCDPDLQGVAAIDEAVSGQLSYIEGDKFAAEVGKTAASALILPPNETLQAQATERGIAWIATSQPRLVFAQAIALFYKPFRPTPDIHPTAVIHPTAQVGQRVYIGPHVVIQANAKIGDEVCIHPNVVVYPEVQIGDRTTLHANCVIHERTRIGNDCVIHSGAAIGSEGFGFVPTQAGWYKMEQSGYTVLEDGVEIGCNSTVDRPAVGETRIGRNTKLDNMVHIAHGCQIGEACAMAAQVGMAGGVKIGNRVILAGQVGVANQAIVGDGAIATAQTGIHGDVAPGAIVSGSPAVDNKIYLKASAIYKRLPEMYQAFRQLQRRLGKTE
- a CDS encoding PAS domain S-box protein, with the protein product MQGPNQPLDQSCCCSTHCCRSDSRGQGDPQAIAGTKQAQQQSPQDQRELEAKVAERTAELTRMNQQLQQEILQHQTTVTALQESHSLLRNVIDHIPDHVFAKDVAGRFVLVNATLANSLAQPPEALLGKQSDEIFAAEVATRFRAKDLHVISTGVSETFEELFSSPTGLLTTRLTTKLPWRNANDEIIGIIGIARDISSRIHTETALRESEERYRQLVELCPDAIFIQRDGKFVFLNPAAVELYGGTCTEDLIGTSVLERVHPDYQALVQARMQQLQQSKTPAPLMEQKLCRLDGTMVDAEVTAIPLTYQGEPAIQVVLRDITERQRVEAVLRDSEAQLKLDIIEGQQAEELLRQQSQRDRLIADVVQQIRQSLHLDTILSTTVKNIRQCLESDRVTLYRLDGNSRGRFIAESVAPEWPSLLRTTMRQSWLKHYLDHYHQGLVSVFVDVQQAFSPGMERFLQRYQVQAGLAVPILQGQKLWGLLMVHQCSTSRDWQVYEIDLLQQLAAQVAIAIQQSELFRQVQQLNTVLEDQVQERTAQLAQALDFEARLKRITDKVRDSLDEDHILTTAVQELALGLEVRCCDTGIYNAAHTTSTITHEYSDSLSAIGRTIAMADRPEIYQQLLQGQYLQFCISDSLTIRSAQGSSTMLACPILDDQGVLGDLSLFRPDHSIFNELEIRLVQQVANQCAIAIRQARLYQAAQAQVAELEKLNRLKDDFLSTISHELRTPMASIKMAAQMLEMTLMQEEKLAPSSSDRASQYFQVLHDECDREIKLINDLLDLTRLDAETEPLLFTAINPYCWIPSVVEPFLEQARMQEQELQVHLPPGLPTLHTDLSILERILTELLRNACKYTPTQAAIAVTAQANSEFFRLTVHNSGVEIAAVELEHVFDKFYRIPNHDPWKHGGTGLGLALVRKLVEHLSGTIQATSEANQVSFTVQIPIAPPALT
- a CDS encoding Ppx/GppA family phosphatase — its product is MVVVRVQPTLPAFSIMAREKDTARLGDRDPETGDLTPAAMKRAIAALKRCKDIAATLNAEQIIAVATSAVREAPNGKDFVKQVEAEVGIIVNLISGQEEARRIYLGVLSGMEFDNQPHVIIDIGGGSTELILGDGHEPRTLSSTKVGAVRLTAEYVSTDPISNAEFQYLQAYIRGMVERPVEELRAHLKPGEVPRLVGTSGTAETVAMLHAREMLGIIPDPLNGYRVSLADLREIVARLRKLSFAERLALPGISERRAEIILAGALILQETMAFLEIDAFTICERALREGVVVDWMLTHGLIEDKLRYQSSVRQRSVKRVVRKYQVNLEYSQRVAEFATSLFDQTQGWLHFWGEEEKELLWAAGMLHNCGHHVNHASHHKHSYYLIRNGDLLGYTEIEIETIANLARYHRKSSPKKKHETYRNLTSKKHRRVVEQLSALLRLAVALDRRQIGAVQQVRCEYRAETRELYLWLQPTQPKDDCALELWSVDYKKGAFETEFNLKLIAKLAAEAAPVPIP